A single Lolium perenne isolate Kyuss_39 chromosome 6, Kyuss_2.0, whole genome shotgun sequence DNA region contains:
- the LOC127305317 gene encoding OVARIAN TUMOR DOMAIN-containing deubiquitinating enzyme 12, which yields MIMCERDQSFPWANELFRDPFASTGYYGPPNGYNDGYYCDHHYTRDASHPDETHLHSSALTYDFYNPSVGVYHHGNVGGQEHEAVYVDPSSSSSYPASDDCFEMEEEVGKRFYPMVPVAHVPKINGQIPSFDEATMDHERLSDRLKLYELVEHKVKGDGNCQFRALSDQLYQTPDHHEFVREQIISQLKSNRDAYDGYVPMAYDEYLDKVSRNGEWGDHVTLQAAADKYGVKIFVMTSFKDTCYIEIQPKVVKSNKVVLLSFWAEVHYNSISPQNEAPRSHTVKKRRWWPFSQHHH from the exons ATGATCATGTGTGAGAGAGATCAAAGTTTCCCTTGGGCTAATGAACTGTTCCGTGACCCTTTTGCTTCTACTGGATACTATGGACCTCCTAATGGCTACAATGATGGCTACTATTGTGACCACCATTATACTAGAG ATGCATCACATCCAGATGAGACACATTTGCATTCTTCTGCACTTACGTATGATTTTTACAACCCGTCAGTAGGCGTGTACCATCATG GAAATGTTGGTGGGCAAGAGCATGAGGCAGTCTATGTAGATCCGTCTAGTTCCTCTTCATACCCTGCCAGTGACGACTGTTTCGAAATGGAGGAAGAAGTTGGGAAGAGATTTTACCCCATGGTCCCAGTTGCC CATGTCCCTAAAATTAATGGGCAAATTCCATCATTTGATGAAGCCACCATGGACCATGAAAGGCTGTCAGACAG GTTGAAGCTGTATGAACTAGTTGAGCACAAGGTAAAAGGTGATGGTAACTGTCAG TTCCGCGCGCTATCAGATCAGCTTTACCAAACTCCTGACCACCATGAGTTTGTGAGAGAACAGATAATTAGCCAG CTTAAAAGTAACCGTGATGCCTATGATGGGTATGTCCCCATGGCATACGATGAGTATTTGGACAAAGTATCACG AAACGGTGAATGGGGTGACCATGTGACACTGCAGGCAGCTGCTGACAAG TACGGAGTGAAGATTTTTGTCATGACTTCGTTCAAGGATACTTGCTACATCGAGATCCAGCCCAAGGTTGTGAAGTCCAACAAAG TGGTGCTGTTGAGCTTTTGGGCTGAGGTCCACTACAATTCGATATCCCCGCAGAACG AAGCTCCGAGGTCGCATACAGTGAAAAAGAGGAGATGGTGGCCGTTCTCGCAGCACCACCATTGA